The nucleotide sequence GCTTTTTGATCCGGGGCGACTTCTTTTTTATTCTCTTTACACCCAAGAGTAAGGATGCTTGCACTAATCAATACAAATAGTATACGCTTCATGGTGTTTTAGGTTTATAGGGTTAATTGCATTTTAATATTGCTTCGTGTGTATTCAAGGTTTTCTTCAATGGGAACTTCTACAAAACCAAACTTTTTATAGATGTGCAGGGCGTTGTTCAATTTGGTGTTTGAATATAGAATCAAACGGCGCAAGGACTTTTTCTTTGAGAAGTCCAATACATGCGACAAGAGTTTTTGTCCAATTTTATGACCGCGATAGTTGGGATCTACTGCCATTTTTCCCAATTCAAAGGTAGTGGGGCCGGCAGGAAGTAATGCACAACACCCTACGATATCGTTTTCCTTTTTTGCAAAAAAGATGTAACCTCCTTTATCGATTATGCTTGCTTCGCAGTTTTCCAATAAATAGGTATCCAGCGGTTCTACCGCAAAAAACTCTTCGATCCATTTCAGGTTCAAGTCCCTAAATGCCGAGGCGTACAGAGGATTAAAAGGTACTATTTCCATTTCAGTTATAAGAAGGTGATATATAGATGTATTTAAAATTAAGGTTTCGTAAGGATTTATTTTCTTTAATAAACGATTTTTTTACATTAAAAAATCTAAAAATTAAAACTTATCGTATATACACCGATACAAACAAATAAATTCTTATTAGAAATAAATCTTAACATTATGACTGAAACAAAAAGTAACAATGGTTTGAAGGTGCTGGCAGGCTTGCTAGGTGTGGTACTTTTGGGTACCATCATCTATACCGTTAGTCTATATCAAGAAAAGAAAAAGAACGAAACTGCACTTACACAAGAAAAAGAGTTGGTTGTTGAAGACTTG is from Zobellia galactanivorans and encodes:
- a CDS encoding GNAT family N-acetyltransferase, whose product is MEIVPFNPLYASAFRDLNLKWIEEFFAVEPLDTYLLENCEASIIDKGGYIFFAKKENDIVGCCALLPAGPTTFELGKMAVDPNYRGHKIGQKLLSHVLDFSKKKSLRRLILYSNTKLNNALHIYKKFGFVEVPIEENLEYTRSNIKMQLTL